A stretch of Fibrobacter sp. UWR2 DNA encodes these proteins:
- the lepA gene encoding translation elongation factor 4, whose protein sequence is MPQNDNIRNFSIIAHIDHGKSTLADRMIELTRTVAKNEMTNQLLDDMDLERERGITIKAHAIRMVYEKDGKEYILNMIDTPGHVDFTYEVSRSLAACEGAILVVDASQGIEAQTLSNLYLAIENDLTIIPVLNKVDLPGAQPDHIAELVGDLLGYDPEKIPRISAKTGLNVEQVLDKIVDEIPAPTGDSGKPLKALIFDSVYDSYRGVINYIRIVEGTLKAGMKIRMMKTGGEYMVTEVGTFSMRRDPREELSEGMVGYVLANVKTISDVKIGDTLTDASNPATEPLPGYKDILPMIYSGIYPINPEDYKDLREALEKLRLNDSAISWEPETSEALGFGFRTGFLGLLHMEIVQERLDREFNVDIITTVPNVEYHVYMSDGTMVKIESPSKLPDASRYDHIEEPYVKAQIFTPKEFVGALMTLCDEKRGEFETMEYIDEAKVILKYDLPLAEIMFDFYDRLKSVSRGYAGLDYAPSEYRRNNLVKLDILLNGDPVDAFSVIIHRDKAHTYANAICVKLKDLIPRQQFDVAIQGAIGGKIISRSTVKAVRKDVLAKCYGGDITRKRKLLEKQKEGKKRMKSIGSVEVPQKAFLAVLSLSDDSTSSGD, encoded by the coding sequence ATGCCGCAAAACGACAATATTCGAAATTTCAGCATTATCGCCCACATTGACCACGGCAAGTCTACCCTCGCCGACCGCATGATCGAACTGACCAGGACCGTCGCGAAAAACGAGATGACGAACCAGTTGCTTGACGACATGGACTTGGAACGCGAGAGGGGCATCACCATCAAGGCGCATGCCATCCGCATGGTCTACGAGAAAGACGGCAAGGAATACATCCTGAACATGATCGACACGCCGGGGCACGTGGACTTCACGTACGAAGTGAGCCGCTCCCTGGCCGCCTGTGAAGGAGCCATCCTCGTAGTGGACGCAAGCCAGGGCATCGAGGCGCAGACGCTGTCGAACCTCTACCTCGCCATCGAAAACGACCTCACGATTATCCCGGTTTTGAACAAGGTGGATTTGCCGGGCGCACAGCCCGACCATATCGCCGAACTCGTGGGCGACCTGCTGGGCTACGACCCCGAAAAGATTCCTCGCATTTCGGCCAAGACGGGCCTGAATGTGGAACAGGTGCTCGACAAGATTGTCGACGAAATCCCCGCCCCCACGGGTGATAGCGGAAAGCCCCTGAAAGCACTCATTTTCGACTCGGTGTACGATAGTTACCGCGGCGTCATCAACTATATCCGCATTGTAGAAGGTACGCTCAAGGCCGGCATGAAAATCCGCATGATGAAGACCGGCGGCGAGTACATGGTGACCGAGGTCGGCACGTTCAGCATGCGTCGCGACCCGCGCGAAGAACTATCTGAAGGCATGGTGGGCTACGTGCTCGCGAACGTGAAGACGATTAGCGACGTGAAAATCGGCGACACGCTCACCGACGCTTCAAACCCCGCCACCGAGCCGCTCCCGGGCTACAAGGACATATTGCCGATGATCTATTCCGGCATCTACCCCATCAACCCGGAAGACTACAAGGACCTGCGCGAAGCCCTCGAGAAACTCCGCCTGAACGATTCCGCCATCAGCTGGGAACCGGAAACCTCCGAAGCGCTCGGATTCGGCTTCCGTACCGGATTCCTCGGGCTGTTGCACATGGAAATCGTGCAGGAACGCCTCGACCGCGAATTCAACGTCGACATCATCACGACGGTGCCGAACGTGGAATACCACGTGTACATGAGCGACGGCACCATGGTGAAAATCGAAAGCCCCTCCAAGCTCCCCGACGCGAGCCGCTACGACCACATCGAGGAGCCCTACGTGAAGGCGCAGATCTTTACGCCCAAGGAATTCGTGGGCGCCCTCATGACACTCTGTGACGAGAAGCGTGGCGAGTTCGAGACGATGGAATACATCGACGAGGCGAAAGTCATCCTCAAGTACGACCTGCCGCTCGCCGAAATCATGTTCGACTTCTACGACCGCCTCAAGTCCGTGAGCCGCGGTTACGCGGGCCTCGACTACGCCCCGAGCGAATACCGCAGGAACAACCTCGTGAAGCTCGACATCCTGTTGAACGGCGACCCGGTGGACGCATTCTCCGTGATTATCCACCGCGACAAGGCGCACACCTACGCGAACGCCATCTGCGTGAAGCTCAAGGACCTCATTCCGCGCCAGCAGTTCGACGTGGCCATCCAGGGTGCCATCGGCGGCAAGATTATCAGCCGTTCTACCGTGAAGGCGGTGCGCAAGGACGTGCTCGCCAAGTGCTACGGCGGCGACATCACCCGCAAGCGCAAGCTCCTCGAAAAGCAGAAGGAAGGCAAGAAGCGCATGAAGAGCATCGGCTCGGTGGAAGTGCCGCAGAAGGCGTTCCTCGCCGTGCTTTCGCTCAGCGACGATTCCACCAGCAGCGGGGACTAG